The following are from one region of the Fimbriimonadaceae bacterium genome:
- a CDS encoding homocysteine S-methyltransferase family protein, translating into MGSTFLERLGKQVLVFDGAMGTQLQAAGLETTDFCLPSGSHDDKVAAAARRLEGKPLEGCNEVLNFTRPDVVAGVHRAYFEAGADIVETNTFGSTAVVLAEYEVPELVYEITLPAAQIARKVADEFSTPERPRFVCGAVGPGTRLVSLGQATFDEVRQSYFDAYRALIDGGSDLLLIETMQDLLVVKAALVGATDAMEATGKRLPLLVQVTMEQTGTMLLGSEMGAALNMLEAFPQVVGVGLNCATGPVEMATHVRFLSQNSTRPISVLPNAGLPVMEKGHAVYKLTPDELADHHERFVDELGVAMVGGCCGTTPAHIEAVSSRLSGKGHTEKGHWQAVRDVFPGFDFEVRRPEQAEAFKLVGCSSLYQFQPYKQDSSFLIIGEKTNANGSKAFREMLAAENWEGLTELARDLEAEGSHVLDVCTAYVGRKESRDMATLLSHYNRHIQVPLMVDSTEVDVVEVALQGVAGKPIVNSINFEDGERRTEAVLRLCRRYGAAVVGLTIDEDGMAKTVERKVEVTKRLVDHVRAAGLCDHDLFVDCLTFTLGSGDEEFREAGVATIEAIREVKRLFPRVNTTLGVSNISFGLKPAARVVLNSAFLHYALEAGLTSAIVHFSKILPDSRIGGDVWKIATDLVFDRREYALA; encoded by the coding sequence ATGGGATCGACCTTCCTGGAGAGACTGGGTAAGCAAGTGCTTGTCTTTGACGGCGCGATGGGGACGCAACTCCAGGCGGCCGGCCTGGAAACGACCGATTTCTGCCTACCCTCTGGGTCGCATGACGACAAGGTGGCGGCCGCCGCCCGCCGTCTGGAAGGAAAGCCCCTGGAAGGGTGCAACGAAGTGCTCAACTTCACCCGACCGGACGTGGTCGCGGGCGTACACCGGGCCTACTTCGAGGCCGGGGCCGACATCGTCGAGACGAACACGTTTGGCTCGACGGCGGTCGTCCTGGCCGAATACGAGGTGCCGGAACTGGTCTATGAAATCACCCTTCCGGCGGCCCAAATCGCCCGGAAGGTCGCGGACGAGTTCAGCACGCCCGAGCGACCCCGGTTCGTGTGTGGCGCGGTCGGGCCGGGCACCCGGCTGGTCAGCTTGGGGCAGGCTACGTTCGACGAGGTCCGGCAAAGCTACTTCGACGCCTACCGCGCCCTGATCGACGGCGGCAGCGACCTCCTCTTGATCGAGACGATGCAGGACCTGCTCGTGGTCAAGGCCGCGCTGGTCGGGGCCACCGACGCCATGGAGGCGACCGGCAAACGGCTTCCCCTCCTTGTCCAAGTGACGATGGAGCAGACCGGCACGATGCTCCTTGGCAGCGAGATGGGTGCCGCCCTCAACATGCTTGAGGCGTTCCCCCAGGTCGTCGGCGTCGGGCTGAACTGTGCGACCGGCCCGGTCGAGATGGCGACCCACGTGCGGTTCCTGTCCCAGAACTCCACCCGGCCGATCAGTGTCCTTCCCAACGCGGGACTGCCCGTCATGGAGAAGGGGCATGCCGTCTACAAGCTGACCCCGGACGAACTGGCCGACCATCACGAGCGGTTCGTCGACGAGTTGGGTGTCGCCATGGTCGGGGGCTGCTGCGGCACCACGCCGGCGCACATTGAGGCGGTTTCAAGCCGCCTCTCGGGCAAGGGGCACACCGAAAAGGGTCACTGGCAGGCGGTGCGGGACGTCTTCCCGGGCTTCGATTTCGAGGTACGCCGACCGGAACAGGCCGAGGCGTTCAAGCTGGTCGGGTGCAGCAGTCTTTACCAGTTCCAGCCGTACAAACAGGACAGCAGTTTCCTGATCATCGGGGAGAAGACGAACGCCAACGGGAGCAAAGCCTTCCGCGAGATGCTCGCGGCAGAGAACTGGGAAGGCCTGACCGAGTTGGCCCGCGACCTGGAGGCCGAGGGCTCCCATGTCTTGGACGTCTGCACCGCATATGTCGGCCGCAAAGAGAGCCGCGACATGGCGACCCTCCTCAGTCACTACAACCGCCACATCCAGGTGCCCCTGATGGTGGACTCGACCGAGGTCGACGTCGTCGAGGTCGCGCTTCAGGGCGTGGCAGGTAAGCCGATCGTCAACTCGATCAACTTTGAGGACGGCGAGCGACGGACCGAGGCGGTGCTTCGGCTGTGCCGGCGGTACGGGGCCGCCGTCGTCGGCCTGACGATTGACGAAGACGGCATGGCCAAGACGGTCGAGCGCAAGGTGGAGGTCACCAAGCGCCTCGTCGACCACGTGAGGGCCGCCGGCCTCTGTGACCACGACCTGTTCGTCGACTGCCTGACGTTCACTTTGGGTTCCGGCGACGAAGAGTTCAGGGAGGCCGGTGTCGCGACCATCGAGGCGATCCGCGAGGTCAAGCGGCTCTTCCCCCGCGTCAACACGACGCTGGGTGTCTCAAACATCTCTTTCGGTCTGAAGCCGGCCGCCCGCGTCGTGTTGAACTCGGCGTTTCTCCATTACGCCTTGGAGGCGGGCCTGACCTCGGCCATCGTCCACTTCAGCAAGATCCTTCCCGACAGCCGGATCGGTGGCGATGTCTGGAAGATCGCCACCGACCTGGTCTTCGACCGTCGGGAGTACGCGCTGGCTTAG
- a CDS encoding DUF5009 domain-containing protein codes for MAEPKAGRVQALDALRGLALLGMGMSGMVPYRDMPAWMYHAQEPPPTRQVNEQVYGITWVDLVFPFFLFCLGAAIPIAIGNRLKRGETTGQILWWTVKRGVALAAFAIVEQHFRPGVSALDAQSPLPYVLSWVGFGLMLLVWARWPDSVPKRTQQVLFWVGAVVGLVFLFLLPYDNPPRPDWSRFNIILMVLANVAVSGGICWMVTRAKPLARVAIIGVVFATYLCGQNGVGIARWVWDWEPFDWFKYVYHFNYNKYLMIVLPGTFCGEMLLKAWEPYAEGIKTQPWVKVWVGLTGLALPVICCAGLLSRQLLPTFFWAMGLCLACWWMIDATRTVPRAQRDMVAWGSVLLLIGLLFESHNGGIRKDTATASYFFTTAGLAFWAMLALLQVEGQRWWKRTGDFLAGTGMNPMLGYIAISLLVIGLVMATGLDKWLVDLRNETHYDPWWLVLYAAAQCWVVGRVCIFANKRGFFLRA; via the coding sequence ATGGCAGAGCCCAAGGCTGGCCGGGTGCAGGCCCTCGACGCCCTGCGCGGTTTGGCCCTGTTGGGCATGGGCATGAGCGGGATGGTCCCCTACCGGGACATGCCGGCATGGATGTACCACGCCCAAGAGCCGCCCCCGACCCGCCAGGTCAATGAACAAGTCTACGGCATCACCTGGGTCGACCTCGTTTTTCCCTTCTTTCTCTTTTGCCTCGGCGCCGCGATCCCCATCGCCATCGGGAACCGGCTCAAACGTGGCGAGACGACCGGCCAGATTCTGTGGTGGACGGTCAAACGCGGCGTCGCCCTCGCCGCCTTCGCGATCGTGGAGCAGCACTTCCGACCCGGCGTGTCGGCCCTGGACGCCCAGTCCCCACTTCCCTACGTGCTGTCGTGGGTCGGCTTCGGCCTGATGCTCCTGGTCTGGGCGAGGTGGCCGGACTCCGTCCCCAAGCGCACGCAACAAGTCTTGTTCTGGGTCGGGGCTGTCGTCGGCTTGGTCTTCCTGTTCCTCCTTCCCTACGACAACCCGCCGCGGCCGGACTGGTCGCGCTTCAACATCATCCTGATGGTCCTCGCCAACGTGGCGGTGAGCGGCGGAATCTGTTGGATGGTCACCCGGGCCAAGCCCCTGGCCCGGGTGGCGATCATCGGGGTGGTCTTCGCCACGTACTTGTGCGGCCAGAACGGCGTGGGTATCGCGCGCTGGGTGTGGGACTGGGAGCCGTTCGACTGGTTCAAGTACGTCTATCACTTCAATTACAACAAGTACTTGATGATCGTCTTGCCGGGCACTTTTTGTGGCGAGATGCTTCTCAAAGCCTGGGAACCCTACGCCGAGGGGATCAAGACCCAGCCGTGGGTCAAGGTCTGGGTCGGTCTCACTGGCCTCGCCCTTCCCGTCATTTGTTGCGCCGGGTTGCTGTCGCGGCAATTGCTCCCCACCTTCTTCTGGGCGATGGGACTGTGCCTGGCGTGTTGGTGGATGATCGACGCCACCAGGACGGTCCCCCGGGCCCAGCGTGACATGGTCGCGTGGGGCTCGGTGTTACTCCTGATCGGTCTCCTCTTTGAAAGCCACAACGGCGGCATCCGGAAGGACACCGCCACCGCGTCGTACTTTTTCACCACCGCCGGCCTGGCCTTCTGGGCGATGCTCGCGCTCCTCCAGGTCGAAGGGCAACGGTGGTGGAAGCGCACCGGCGACTTCCTCGCCGGCACCGGGATGAACCCGATGCTCGGCTACATCGCGATCTCGCTCCTTGTCATCGGTCTCGTCATGGCCACGGGTTTGGACAAGTGGCTGGTCGACCTGCGCAACGAGACCCACTACGACCCCTGGTGGTTGGTCCTCTACGCCGCGGCCCAATGCTGGGTCGTGGGCCGCGTCTGCATCTTCGCGAATAAGCGGGGCTTCTTCCTGCGCGCCTAG
- a CDS encoding serine hydrolase, with amino-acid sequence MTLTVLQTKSIDLDLACRETVAAAAKAFPDEKLAEGDVAVTVHHLDPKTKTWAHGDYHGADSMYPASVIKFFYLVFAAHQLEQGKLKLSDEAARAVHDMIVDSNNDATGYVVDWLCGTTPGPELPPDELKKWVAKRQAVNNWYKSLHYTGVNACNRTFNEGPYGRESQILGEKLENRNSLNPNACARLMSELMLGKIVGPERTAWALKVLKRDVPADKADTDGQARGFTGAVLPKGSTLYSKAGWVDSNRHDVAGVVFPDGQEWVVAVFTKRGKNVKLVSWVVGDLFKRLGLPTVTPAPYEADPD; translated from the coding sequence ATGACGCTGACTGTCTTGCAGACCAAGAGCATCGACCTAGACCTGGCCTGCCGAGAAACGGTGGCGGCCGCCGCCAAGGCGTTCCCCGACGAGAAACTCGCCGAGGGTGACGTCGCCGTCACCGTCCACCACCTGGACCCGAAAACCAAGACTTGGGCCCACGGGGACTACCATGGCGCCGACTCGATGTACCCGGCGAGCGTCATCAAGTTCTTCTACCTGGTGTTCGCCGCCCATCAGCTGGAGCAGGGCAAGCTCAAGCTTAGCGACGAGGCGGCCCGGGCCGTGCACGACATGATCGTCGACTCCAACAACGACGCCACCGGCTATGTCGTGGACTGGCTGTGCGGCACGACCCCCGGGCCGGAGTTGCCCCCCGACGAACTCAAGAAGTGGGTGGCCAAACGGCAGGCGGTGAACAATTGGTACAAGAGCCTCCACTACACCGGCGTCAACGCCTGCAACCGCACCTTCAACGAGGGGCCTTACGGTCGTGAGTCGCAGATACTGGGCGAGAAACTGGAGAACCGGAACTCCTTGAACCCCAACGCCTGCGCCCGGCTGATGTCGGAACTGATGCTTGGAAAGATCGTCGGCCCGGAGCGCACGGCATGGGCACTCAAGGTGCTCAAGCGGGACGTGCCCGCCGACAAGGCCGACACCGACGGCCAGGCGCGAGGATTCACCGGGGCGGTGTTACCCAAGGGATCGACCCTGTACAGCAAGGCGGGGTGGGTGGACTCGAACCGACACGACGTCGCCGGCGTGGTCTTCCCCGACGGGCAGGAGTGGGTCGTCGCCGTCTTCACCAAGCGGGGCAAGAACGTGAAGCTCGTCTCGTGGGTGGTCGGTGACCTCTTCAAGCGTCTCGGTCTCCCGACGGTCACCCCGGCGCCATACGAAGCGGACCCCGACTAG
- a CDS encoding 3-deoxy-7-phosphoheptulonate synthase, which translates to MDHRSATRGKQTNRVDDVRIDATRPLVSPAILMEEVPNSESNTAFLAQSRETARAIVSGEDRRLLVVVGPCSIHDPVAARDYAEWLKERADRYADKLFVVMRTYFEKPRSTVGWKGFINDPELDGSHRINRGLREARTLLRDVADLGLPCATEFLDMIAPQYIADFVTWGAIGARTVESQPHRELASGLSMPVGFKNGTDGRISSAVEGVIAAREPHWFASATKDGVAAHFRSTGNDTCHIILRGGSKTGPNYGASHVADACRALGKAGLAERVMIDCSHANSGKDPARQPEVLADVVGQIKSGSRAVLGVMVESNLVAGRQDVVEGQTLVYGQSITDGCVGLDTTDAMLESLASAK; encoded by the coding sequence ATGGACCATCGGAGCGCGACCAGGGGCAAGCAGACCAACCGTGTCGACGACGTGCGGATCGACGCGACCCGCCCGCTCGTGTCGCCGGCGATCCTGATGGAAGAGGTGCCGAACAGCGAGTCGAACACCGCGTTCCTCGCCCAAAGCCGCGAAACGGCCCGCGCCATCGTCTCGGGCGAAGACCGCCGTCTCTTGGTCGTCGTCGGCCCGTGCAGCATCCACGACCCGGTGGCCGCCCGCGACTACGCCGAGTGGCTCAAGGAGCGGGCCGACCGGTACGCCGACAAGCTGTTCGTCGTCATGCGGACGTACTTTGAGAAGCCGAGGTCCACGGTAGGTTGGAAAGGGTTCATCAACGACCCGGAACTGGACGGTAGCCACCGGATCAACAGAGGCCTGCGTGAGGCCCGGACCCTGCTCCGCGACGTGGCCGACCTTGGCCTGCCCTGTGCGACCGAGTTCCTGGACATGATCGCCCCGCAATACATCGCGGACTTCGTGACGTGGGGCGCCATCGGGGCCCGGACGGTCGAGTCCCAGCCCCACCGCGAACTGGCCAGTGGCCTTTCGATGCCGGTGGGGTTTAAGAACGGGACAGACGGAAGGATCTCGTCGGCAGTCGAGGGTGTCATCGCGGCCCGAGAGCCGCATTGGTTTGCGTCCGCCACCAAGGACGGTGTCGCCGCCCACTTCCGCAGCACCGGCAACGACACGTGCCACATCATCCTCCGCGGCGGCAGCAAGACCGGCCCGAACTACGGGGCTTCCCACGTCGCCGACGCCTGCCGGGCGCTGGGCAAGGCTGGTTTGGCCGAGCGGGTGATGATCGACTGCTCCCACGCCAATTCGGGCAAGGACCCCGCCAGGCAGCCCGAAGTGCTGGCCGACGTGGTCGGTCAAATCAAGTCCGGCTCACGGGCCGTCCTCGGGGTCATGGTCGAAAGCAACCTTGTCGCCGGCCGCCAAGACGTCGTCGAGGGCCAGACCCTCGTCTATGGCCAAAGCATCACCGACGGGTGCGTCGGGCTCGACACCACCGACGCGATGCTGGAGTCCCTTGCTTCGGCCAAGTGA
- a CDS encoding threonine synthase, protein MAWKGIVEEFRPRLDLAPGAAAVTLLEGQTPLVPLPKIARLMGGGFNLYAKFEGLNPSGSFKDRGMTVAVTQAVHEGAATVVCASTGNTAASAAAYAARAGLKCAVVIPEGKVALGKLAGAIAYGAQVVQIRGSFDDALRIVREASDRAPLCLVNSVNPARIEGQKTAAFEVVDQLGDAPDVLCLPVGNAGNTTAYWKGFREDFAAARSTRLPVVVGVQAAGSAPMVVGHVVDDPQTVATAIRIGNPARWSEAAEAFRESGGHVRSVSDEAILGMARTLAEHEGVFCEPSSATGLAGFAAAVAEGSLDVHGKSVVTVLTGHGMKDPDNAMTGRAAPVTVDASTDAFLREVTG, encoded by the coding sequence ATGGCCTGGAAAGGGATTGTCGAAGAGTTCCGCCCGCGCCTGGACTTGGCTCCAGGCGCGGCGGCGGTCACCTTGCTTGAAGGCCAGACTCCACTGGTCCCCTTGCCCAAGATCGCCCGGCTCATGGGGGGCGGTTTCAACTTGTATGCCAAGTTCGAAGGCCTCAATCCGAGCGGTTCGTTCAAAGACCGGGGGATGACCGTCGCCGTCACTCAGGCTGTCCACGAGGGGGCGGCGACCGTCGTCTGCGCCAGCACGGGCAACACCGCCGCGTCGGCGGCGGCCTACGCCGCGCGGGCCGGGTTGAAGTGCGCCGTCGTGATCCCCGAAGGCAAAGTCGCCTTGGGCAAACTCGCCGGGGCCATCGCCTATGGGGCGCAGGTCGTCCAGATCCGAGGGTCGTTCGACGACGCCCTCCGCATTGTGCGCGAGGCGTCGGACCGGGCTCCGCTTTGCCTGGTTAACTCCGTGAACCCCGCCCGCATCGAAGGGCAAAAGACGGCGGCGTTCGAGGTCGTCGACCAACTGGGTGACGCGCCAGACGTCCTCTGCCTACCCGTCGGCAACGCGGGAAACACGACCGCGTATTGGAAGGGGTTCCGCGAAGACTTCGCCGCGGCCCGGTCCACTAGACTCCCGGTGGTCGTCGGCGTCCAGGCGGCCGGGTCGGCCCCCATGGTGGTCGGCCACGTGGTCGACGACCCTCAGACCGTGGCCACCGCGATACGCATCGGCAACCCCGCGCGCTGGTCCGAAGCCGCCGAGGCGTTCCGCGAATCTGGCGGCCACGTCCGGTCGGTCAGTGACGAGGCGATCCTCGGGATGGCCCGGACATTGGCCGAACATGAGGGTGTGTTCTGCGAACCTTCGTCCGCGACCGGACTGGCCGGGTTCGCCGCCGCTGTGGCCGAGGGTTCCCTCGATGTCCACGGCAAGTCGGTCGTCACCGTCTTGACCGGCCACGGGATGAAGGACCCTGACAACGCGATGACGGGCCGGGCCGCACCGGTCACCGTCGACGCCTCCACCGACGCCTTCTTGCGCGAGGTCACGGGATGA